In the genome of Patescibacteria group bacterium, one region contains:
- a CDS encoding DUF305 domain-containing protein, whose protein sequence is MIKNNKTAFIIGGSIIGGIIIGCIICCLMMMCMGGGMMNRHMKMKGMYSQNMNGMHMMPDGTMMPNAGAVPPRDTPGMQGMMDHMNANLEGKTGDAFDQAFLEEMIVHHEGAVEMAEAALTNAKHPEIKKLSQDIITAQKKEIADMKAWLKAWYNK, encoded by the coding sequence ATGATAAAGAATAATAAAACAGCGTTTATAATTGGCGGGTCTATTATAGGGGGAATCATTATTGGATGTATTATTTGTTGTCTCATGATGATGTGTATGGGAGGAGGAATGATGAATCGTCATATGAAGATGAAAGGAATGTATTCTCAGAACATGAATGGAATGCACATGATGCCTGATGGAACAATGATGCCAAATGCAGGAGCTGTACCACCACGTGATACTCCTGGCATGCAAGGAATGATGGATCATATGAATGCAAATCTCGAAGGAAAAACAGGGGATGCATTTGATCAAGCGTTCTTAGAAGAAATGATTGTGCATCATGAAGGGGCAGTAGAAATGGCAGAAGCTGCATTAACGAATGCAAAGCATCCTGAAATCAAAAAGCTTTCTCAAGATATAATTACTGCTCAGAAGAAAGAAATTGCAGATATGAAAGCATGGCTAAAAGCTTGGTATAACAAATAA